In the Aythya fuligula isolate bAytFul2 chromosome 8, bAytFul2.pri, whole genome shotgun sequence genome, one interval contains:
- the IL23R gene encoding interleukin-23 receptor, with the protein MGSNISINCLSTTGCPRANLSIQLNSTARNGTLRPLNSSAAQLRLHDFRLPYSTVLCFDHCRSRENVVLVCGTEVWAGYPPETPGNLTCTIGEDSGSLACTWDAGRPTHLRTEYRLHLSSTQTAEEDVFPAGSPVPLSALRGGSRYLAWVQARNALGAARSAARHLDLQELVVPALPLAEGAETTLGSPPITTVRWRQQTQLEDVHCEERHKAEDAPMWHVEAWDSAVRAGHPLQSDTRYVFQARCRRSPQNSPWSAWSPPFMYTTPEAAPAAAPDVWRRLGSVFPNGSHEVTVLIKPLPPRAARGRILGYAVSVGSGQPLCNTSSTSCSVLVPPGVRVLHVTAHNSRGASSPANITLGREARQQAFPAPAAVEVQRQNQSNVSVSWQPPSGSRSPLLWFIVEWVSTAPYSKEERFFWKKVPYQDTLTYIQEDTAVASNINVSVYAVYPDGVSKPTSGQVSSDDQIPSFSYNETSHDDDTGVFLGMGVSVMVSSVVLAILMFKKSARKRIKATVASLLPKWLREDFPHMENSNVIKSLQEKNEFTSNSSCELFLDPTIMEIEEMSVHEKYKNVDIKKKPSTAVPENVEHPQSSAPAVSTAPEHVSDYKPQISDGSPLGYVAANIYQAQSHTPAPEPETTETTFFFRDYTSPVSYLWNAEGAEHNVCLLEKINLILNNNRSGQNYAFSSAQEEQNTLLENQWEKTLSSENVQEQTLVPDELVSCLRAMNEEPVDIQSCLQQRIGRLF; encoded by the exons ATGGGCTCCAACATCTCCATCAACTGCCTGTCCACCACCGGCTGCCCGAGGGCCAACCTCTCCATCCAGCTCAACAGCACGGCCCGTAACGGGACCCTGCGCCCCCTCAACAGCAGCGCGGCCCAGCTGCGGCTGCACGACTTCAGGCTGCCCTACAGCACCGTGCTCTGCTTCGACCACTGCCGCAGCAGAGAGAACGTGGTTCTGGTCTGCGGGACGGAGGTCTGGGCCGGCT ACCCCCCAGAGACCCCCGGCAACCTGACCTGCACCATCGGGGAGGACTCGGGGAGCCTGGCGTGCACGTGGGATGCGGGGCGGCCGACCCACCTGCGCACCGAGTACCGCCTGCACCTGAGCAG CACGCAGACAGCAGAGGAGGACGTGTTCCCCGCGGGTTCACCAGTGCCCCTGAGCGCGCTGCGTGGTGGCAGCCGCTACTTGGCATGGGTGCAGGCCCGGAACGCGCTGGGCGCTGCCCGCTCTGCCGCGCGGCACCTCgacctgcaggagctgg TGGTGCCCGCGTTGCCCTTGGCCGAGGGCGCGGAGACGACGCTGGGCTCGCCTCCCATCACCACCGTCCGCTGGAGGCAGCAGACGCAGCTGGAGGACGTGCACTGCGAGGAGAGGCACAAGGCGGAGGACGCCCCAATGTGGCAT GTGGAGGCGTGGGACAGCGCGGTGCGGGCTGGACACCCCCTGCAGAGTGACACCCGCTACGTGTTCCAGGCCCGGTGCCGGCGCAGCCCCCAAAACAGCCCCTGGAGTGCCTGGAGCCCCCCCTTCATGTACACCACCCCCGAGGCCG CCCCCGCGGCAGCACCCGACGTCTGGCGGCGCCTGGGCTCGGTGTTCCCGAACGGCAGCCACGAGGTGACAGTCTTGATCAAG CCGCTGCCGCCCCGTGCTGCCCGTGGCAGGATCCTGGGCTACGCTGTGTCTGTGGGATCAGGACAGCCCCTCTGCAAcacctccagcacctcctgcagcgTCCTGGTGCCCCCGGGGGTGCGCGTCCTCCACGTCACCGCTCACAACTCCCGGGGGGCGTCCAGCCCGGCCAACATCACGCTCGGCCGGGAGGCCAGGCAGCAAG CCTTCCCGGCGCCGGCAGCAGTGGAGGTGCAGCGCCAGAACCAGAGCAATGTCTCCGTGTCCTGGCAGCCCCCGAGTGGCAGCAGAAGCCCCCTGCTCTGGTTCATCGTGGAGTGGGTTTCCACAGCTCCATACAGCAAGGAGGAGCGCTTCTTCTGGAAGAAAGTCCCGTACCAGGACACGCTCACCTACATCCAAG aagaCACAGCAGTGGCAAGCAACATCAACGTGTCGGTTTATGCAGTCTACCCAGACGGAGTGAGCAAACCCACCTCTGGCCAAG TCTCCTCAGACGATCAGATCCCAAGCTTCAGCTACAACGAGACTTCCCATG aTGATGACACTGGAGTTTTCCTGGGAATGGGTGTCAGTGTGATGGTATCGTCAGTTGTTCTTGCTAttctgatgtttaaaaaatcaGCTAGAAAAAG AATTAAAGCAACAGTTGCATCACTCTTACCGAAATGGCTACGTGAAGATTTTCCCCACATGGAAAACAGCAACGTGATAAAGTCACTCCAG gAGAAGAATGAATTCACAAGCAACAGTTCCTGTGAGCTGTTCCTGGATCCCACGATCATGGAAATAGAGGAGATGTCAGTGCACGAGAAATACAAGAATGTGGACATCAAAAAGAAACCCAGCACAGCGGTCCCTGAGAACGTGGAGCAcccacagagctcagcaccGGCCGTCAGCACTGCCCCTGAGCATGTCAGTGACTACAAGCCTCAGATTTCCGACGGGAGCCCTCTGGGATATGTAGCTGCCAATATTTACCAAGCACAGTCCCACACACCAGCTCCAGAACCGGAGACAACCGAGACaacctttttcttcagagactACACCAGTCCCGTTAGCTACCTGTGGAACGCCGAAGGAGCGGAGCACAACGTCTGTCTGCTGGAAAAGATCAACctcattttaaacaacaacagaagtgGGCAAAACTACGCGTTCAGCTCAGCGCAGGAGGAACAAAATACCCTTTTGGAAAACCAGTGGGAAAAAACACTGTCGAGTGAAAATGTTCAAGAGCAGACACTGGTCCCAGATGAGCTGGTCTCTTGCTTGAGAGCAATGAATGAAGAACCTGTGGATATACAGAGCTGTCTGCAGCAACGCATCGGAAGGTTATTTTGA